CCATTTATAAATTCACTTCCTGAccctttttcctctcctcctcaatccttcattctctcatctctcctcaatGTAAACAATAGTTGAAATAGAATGTCCTCATAAACCATGAAGACATGAACCaagaagacatgaagacatgaaccatgaagacatgaaccatgaagacatgaagacatgaaccatgaagacatgaACCAAGAAGACATGAACCaagaagacatgaagacatgaaccatgaagacatgaagacatgaaccatgaagacatgaagacatgaaccatgaagacatgaagacatgaaccatgaagacatgaaccatgaagacatgaagacatgaaccatgaaccatgaaccatgaagacatgaaccatgaagacatgaagacatgaaccatgaaccatgaagacatgaaccatgaagacatgaagacatgaagacatgaaccatgaagacatgaaccaagaagacatgaagacatgaaccatgaagacatgaagacatgaaccatgaagacatgaagacatgaaccatgaagacatgaaccatgaagacatgaagacatgaaccatgaaccatgaaccatgaagacatgaaccatgaagacatgaagacatgaaccatgaaccatgaagacatgaaccatgaagacatgaagacatgaagacatgaaccatgaagacatgaagacatgaagataTGAACcatgaaccatgaagacatgaaccatgaagacatgaaccatgaagacatgaaccatgaagacatgaagacatgaaccatgaagacatgaaccatgaagacatgaaccatgaagacatgaagacacaaaccatgaagacatgaaccatgaagacatgaaccgtgaagacatgaaccatgaagacatgaagacatgaaccatgaagacatgaaccatgaagacatgaaccatgaagacatgaagacatgaaccatGCCCCCATCATCTTGttcactctctccatccatctctcccctacAGTACATCCATGTGGCGTTTGTATTAAATGTCTTCATCTCCTTTCTCAtttactcctcctctctctccatccatctctccccctaCAGTACATCCGTGTGGCGTACGATTCCAAACCAGACAACATGCTCCACCTGATGGTGAAAGACTGGCAGCTGGAGCTCCCCACCCTGCTCATCTCCGTCCACGGGGGACTGCAGAACTTTGACTTGCAGCCCAAACTAAAACAGGTGTTTGGAAAGGGTCTGATCCAGGCTGCGGTCACCACCGGAGCCTGGATACTCACTGGTGGAGTCAGCACTGGTACGTACTGTAGTTTGCTAACGACGTGTTACATTCACTGACATGGTCACTGAGGTATCTAGCAAAACAACGGTAACGTAGGCAAGTCACTAAATCTTGAGTCCGAGTCGAGTACCAAGTCCCTAGTGTTCAAGTCTGAGTCCGAGTCAAGTCCCTAGTGTTCAAGTCTGAGTCCGAGTCGAGTACCAAGTCCCTAGTGTTCAAGTCTGAGTCCGAGTCAAGTCCCTAGTGTTCAAGTCTGAGTCCGAGTCAAGTACCAAGTCCCTAGTGTTCAAGTCTGAGTCCGAGTCCAGCACCAAGTCCCTAGTGTTCAAGTCTGAGTCCAAGTCGAGTACCAAGTCCCTAGTGTTCAAGTCTGAGTCCGAGTCGAGTACCAAGTCCCTAGTGTTCAATTCTGAGTCCGAGTCGAGTACCAAGTCCCTAGTGTTCAAGTCTGAGTCCGAGTCGAGTACCAAGTCCCTAGTGTTCAAGTCTGAGTCCGAGTCCAGCACCAAGTCCCTAATGTTCAAGTCTGAGTCCGAGTCGAGTACCAAGTCTCTAGTGTTCAAGTCTGAGTCCAGAACGCGGCTCCATGTGTATCCTAGGGGTGATCCGGCATGTAGGAGTCTGAGTCCACATCTCTTCTTAGTGCTGAACGGGCTCCATGTGTATCCTAGGGGTGATCCGGCATGTAGGAGTCTGAGTCCACGTCTCTTCTTAGTGCTGAACGGGCTCCATGTGTATCCTAGGGGTGATCCGGCATGTAGGAGTCTGAGTCCACGTCTCTTCTTAGTGCTGAACGGGCTCCATGTGTATCCTAGGGGTGATCCGGCATGTAAGAGTCTGAGTCCACGTCTCTTCTTAGTGCTGAACGGCTCCATGTGTATCCTAGGGGTGATCCGGCATGTAGGAGTCTGAGTCCATGTCTCTTCTTAGTGCTGAACGGCTCCATGCGTATCCTAGGGGTGATCCGGCATGTAGGAGTCTGAGTCCACGTCTCTTCTTAGTGCTGAACGGGCTCCATGTGTATCCTAGGGGTGATCCGGCATGTAGGAGTCTGAGTCCACGTCTCTTCTTAGTGCTGAACGGGCTCCATGTGTATCCTAGGGGTGATCCGGCATGTAAGAGTCTGAGTCCACGGCTCTTCTTAGTGCTGAACGGCTCCATGTGTATCCTAGGGGTGATCCGGCATGTAGGAGTCTGAGTCCACGTCTCTTCTTAGTGCTGAACGGCTCCATGTGTATCCTAGGGGTGATCCGGCATGTAGGAGTCTGAGTCCACGTCTCTTCTTAGTGCTGAACGGGCTCCATGTGTATCCTAGGGGTGATCCGGCATGTAGGAGTCTGAGTCCACGTCTCTTCTTAGTGCTGAACGGGCTCCATGTGTATCCTAGGGGTGATCCGGCATGTAGGAGATGCGTTGAAGGACCACTCCTCAAAGTCCAGGGGGAAAGTATGTGCCATCGGGATCGCTCCATGGGGCATCGTGGAGAACAAGGAGGATCTGATAGGAAGAGACGTAAGTCACAGATAACTGCAACTTGGGAACTTGTTTGGGTGTGATTCTCTATTTAAATTCAATTCAACTCCTCAATTCAACTCCtcaactcaattcaattcaactaTACTCCTCACCTTCAATTCAACTCCTCAATTCAACTCCATGTTTTCACGATGTTATTATATGTCTTCCGCCCAGGTGACACGTCCGTACCAGGCCATGTCCAACCCCATGTCCAAGCTGTCTGTCCTCAACAACAGCCACTCCCACTTCATCCTAGCAGATAACGGGACCCACGGAAAGTACGGCGCAGAGGTCCGTCTTCGCCGTCAGCTGGAGAAACACATCTCCCTGCAGAAGATCAACACACGTAAGTCTGACAgattggtggtgggggggggggggggttgcctgtGTGACACCAGGCAGTGTAAGCCCGTTGAGCTAAAGACCAAGGCATTAGCAGAGGGAGCTAACTAACaacaagtcttcaggtctcagacCAGAACAACTTGATATTTACCATGAACCATCTAATGTTAATGCTAATGCTGGAACTAAACCCAGTGTTAGTGTCTTAGATACATCGTACCCTTGTGTtttatcttttattttattttacctttatttaactaggcaagtcagttaagaacaaattcttattttcaatgacggcctaggaacagtgggttaactgcctgttactagtccaactctctaaccactaggctaccctgcatagTCCAGGCTTCTTTAGGTGTGTTGATCAGAGACAGCCTGTCCTGCCCTGCTGTACTCCGGTGAGTAGCTGATCTATGTGACCTGTGGGTTTCCCTTTGTCATCCTATGCCTGGAGATCATGATAAGGCAGGGACAACAAAGGGATGCTCAGCTGTCACCTCTGACTTCAACTACCCTGACATTAATACTGTGTCTGAGGCCTATGAGGACCACGTACTGACTACAGGCAGCACCGCTGTGTCTGAGGATCACATACTGACTACAGGCAGCACCGCTGAGGACCACATACTGACTACAGGCAGCACCGCTGAGAACCACATACTGACTACAGGCAGCACCGCTGAGGACCACATACTGACTACAGGCAGCACTGCTGAGGACCACGTACTGACTACAGGCAGCACCGCTGTGTCTGAGGACCACATACTGACTACAGGCAGCACCGCTGTGTCTGAGGACCACATGCTAACTACAGGCAGCACCGCTGAGGACCACATACTGA
The Oncorhynchus kisutch isolate 150728-3 unplaced genomic scaffold, Okis_V2 scaffold3757, whole genome shotgun sequence DNA segment above includes these coding regions:
- the LOC116371857 gene encoding transient receptor potential cation channel subfamily M member 1-like isoform X2 gives rise to the protein MERWSVLKHTQATPTDTYGIMEFQGGGHVNKAMYIRVAYDSKPDNMLHLMVKDWQLELPTLLISVHGGLQNFDLQPKLKQVFGKGLIQAAVTTGAWILTGGVSTGVIRHVGDALKDHSSKSRGKVCAIGIAPWGIVENKEDLIGRDVTRPYQAMSNPMSKLSVLNNSHSHFILADNGTHGKYGAEVRLRRQLEKHISLQKINTRLGQGVPLVCLILEGGPNVISIVLESLREDPPVPVVVCDGSGRASDIISFAHRYSEDDGLVSDSVKDQLLVTIQKTFNYNRGQAQQIFLMVLECMKKRSLVSREDIIIQDMFP